The window CAATTCTTTCACTCGCGCCACAAGCTCATTAATCTGCGTCAAACCATCAAGCAGTGAGTAGTGGGTGTGGGTATGCAAATGGCAAAATTTTGTTGCACTGTTTTCCATAAAATAAAAAATTCCTGTCTAGGAATTCTTGTCAGCCGTAATTTCCAATAAGGTTCTCATAAACTAATTTTACCACCCATTCAAATTGCAACAACCCCACTACTTTGTGGACAACTCCACAAAAACTTGACAAATTTAGTTTGCCTTGCTAGTGTGTGGGTATCATTTGGTTCTTTATCAGAAAGGTATTTTGGTATGATTAGGGTAACGGGTCTAGCTTTGGCATTGTTTAGTTCTGTTATAGAACTGTTCCATTCCAGAATGGCAAATCATTATTTTGATGCCGATTTAACTCATATTTTATTGGCCGCTTTTTTAATTTTTGGTTTGGAATATTATTATTTGGGAGTTATCGTGAGAGAGGGTGAATATTAATAAAACTGTTTCTAGTTTAATAGCGGCAATAACCGCTATTTATTTTTTACAAAAAATTACAAAGTGATGGAGCGGGCTATATTGCCTTTTGGGACTTCTGCGTTTCCCGCCAGCACGGTTTTGTCATAGGCCTTGTGCCTTGACAAATGGCGGGAAGAGCAAAAGATGAGCCGAGCTCGCTGGAAGCGACGTTTGTAATTTTTTGAAAATTATTATAAACTAAACCTCAAATGGGCCCCGTAGTGAAAATTCGAACATATTATGTTCTTCGTATACGTTATACAAAGTAGAAAAAATGGTAACTTATACATTGGTTTTACGGCCGACCTCGATAAAAAATTAGAAGAACATAATCTGGGATTGAATTTATCGACAAAACCATATTGTCCATGGTTTACAATATACTATGAGGCTTGTTTGAACGAGCAAGATG is drawn from Candidatus Yanofskybacteria bacterium and contains these coding sequences:
- a CDS encoding GIY-YIG nuclease family protein, which produces MFFVYVIQSRKNGNLYIGFTADLDKKLEEHNLGLNLSTKPYCPWFTIYYEACLNEQDARRRENYFKTSQGQRLLKRRLKEYFYHQK